From the genome of Bacteroides sp. MSB163, one region includes:
- a CDS encoding leucine-rich repeat protein: MKKITTLLTAIIGMALMNQVSATHVTVEVPTAGQLSSLVQDANCDSITISGNLDGNDFWFIREQMPNLVYLNTSKVTVPGNRLPESGLYSKKTLQKIILPDNLETIGSNAFAYCSNLKDITFPKTLATIEYHTFYQCGLSEVTLPDKLKDIGDAAFYECYNLKKVNFPEKLVSIGNSAFRQCNLSEVAFPDSLKTIGSNAFRYCQQLQKVTFPEKLETIGTHAFNDCFRLHTATLKGKTAPVISDNTFNYTKVFYVPEGAAQTYKEATNWSNLVIIDGNTPKKITVTLTTAGTLGEEILKQVDYVKQVNELVINGPLNSDDFYQIQQQATNLISIDLTKATIESLPENFFYERAALLDIKLPATLKSIGRYAFYRCHGLTQITIPEGVTIVGDYAFNECISLKEIELPTTLTDIKNGAFQNCWSLASIQIPDNVTTISQSSFYHCTSLIQVKFPAKLQSISNSAFQECSALAKINLPKGLLTIGSNAFYQCSALEEISFPSTLSSLGSSAFYRCTNLTEITLPASLTYCYHPFYECHNIKKVTCLASVPPTLENNNDILYGVDKSSAELAVPFWSVNSYKLAPGWDAFPTINPLDYETDLINVPGELVIAADIRFKNNPTVSVFDNGRLTVRGTDALSMKKYTQSHTLSGYDDNNWSYRNPIYTNLLSESGAMRADSVIYKLNLKREYWQFITLPFDVNRADMQVNNDALFVIRYYDGKARADGETGNWKDVPAGGTLQAGTGYIIQANKQTQLTLKAINNDNKNRLFSGNALKRTLDEYASEFAHNASWNFIGNPYPCFYDIYYMDYTSPITIWDTRNRTYTAVSTEDDNYILSPMQAFFIQKPVETKEISFSAEGRQLDTAVRQRTTTRSAVSPDRTVFNFTLEDGTYTDRTRVVINPEASMDYEMSRDAAKFMSDDKDVPQLFTLDATGRYYAINERPLGNGIVSAGIYAGKAGTYTLSLADATVTADKVVLTDKQTGSETRLDLDSYTFTAEAGFCTDRFELRLTTRTITGIEEAQDTNAAQVTAGAGQILISAQPGDEVRVCNVTGQIVERQILTQSSTSLPVAPGFYIVTIGKETFKIMVIK, encoded by the coding sequence ATGAAAAAAATTACTACTCTATTAACGGCCATTATCGGAATGGCACTCATGAACCAGGTATCAGCAACCCATGTCACAGTAGAAGTCCCTACTGCCGGGCAACTGAGCTCTTTAGTACAAGATGCAAACTGCGACAGTATCACCATTTCGGGAAATCTGGATGGAAATGATTTTTGGTTTATCAGAGAGCAAATGCCAAACCTGGTTTATTTGAACACAAGCAAGGTTACAGTGCCAGGTAACAGACTTCCCGAGTCTGGGCTATACTCAAAAAAAACACTACAGAAAATCATACTTCCTGACAATTTGGAAACAATAGGAAGTAATGCTTTCGCCTACTGTTCCAACCTGAAAGATATCACTTTCCCTAAAACATTAGCCACGATAGAATATCATACATTCTATCAGTGCGGTTTATCCGAAGTTACACTTCCTGATAAACTAAAAGACATAGGAGATGCTGCTTTCTACGAATGCTACAACCTAAAGAAAGTGAACTTCCCTGAAAAATTAGTCAGCATAGGCAATAGTGCATTTCGTCAATGCAATTTATCCGAGGTTGCATTCCCTGACAGTCTAAAAACAATAGGAAGTAATGCTTTCAGATATTGCCAGCAACTGCAAAAAGTTACATTTCCGGAAAAGCTGGAAACAATAGGCACCCATGCTTTTAACGATTGTTTCCGCCTACACACAGCCACACTTAAAGGCAAAACCGCACCGGTAATATCCGACAACACTTTCAACTACACTAAAGTATTTTATGTACCGGAAGGTGCTGCACAAACCTATAAGGAAGCCACCAACTGGTCTAATTTGGTCATTATAGACGGAAATACGCCCAAAAAGATAACAGTAACCCTAACTACTGCCGGAACTTTGGGAGAAGAAATCCTAAAACAAGTTGACTACGTAAAACAAGTTAATGAACTGGTAATAAACGGCCCCCTAAACAGCGATGATTTTTATCAGATACAACAACAAGCCACCAATTTAATTTCTATTGACCTGACCAAAGCCACCATAGAATCATTACCTGAAAATTTCTTCTACGAGAGAGCCGCCTTACTTGATATAAAGCTCCCTGCTACCCTGAAAAGTATCGGAAGATATGCTTTTTACCGATGCCACGGATTAACCCAAATAACTATACCAGAAGGGGTAACGATTGTCGGAGATTACGCTTTCAACGAATGTATTTCACTGAAAGAAATTGAGTTGCCAACTACACTGACAGATATTAAAAATGGTGCTTTTCAAAATTGCTGGAGTTTAGCAAGCATCCAAATACCCGATAATGTTACCACTATCAGTCAATCCTCCTTTTACCATTGCACTTCATTAATACAAGTGAAGTTCCCGGCTAAATTGCAGAGTATCTCCAATTCCGCATTTCAAGAATGCAGTGCATTAGCCAAAATAAATTTGCCCAAAGGACTACTGACCATAGGTTCAAATGCATTTTATCAATGTTCCGCATTGGAAGAAATCTCTTTCCCCTCGACTTTGTCAAGTCTGGGAAGCAGTGCCTTTTACCGTTGTACGAATCTCACAGAAATCACTCTGCCCGCTTCACTGACTTATTGCTATCATCCATTTTATGAATGTCACAATATCAAGAAAGTTACCTGTCTGGCATCCGTACCGCCTACATTAGAAAACAACAATGATATTCTCTATGGTGTAGATAAATCCAGTGCAGAACTTGCAGTTCCTTTCTGGTCCGTAAACAGCTATAAGCTGGCTCCGGGTTGGGATGCATTTCCTACAATCAATCCTCTGGATTATGAAACAGACCTCATCAACGTGCCCGGAGAACTGGTCATAGCGGCAGATATCCGTTTCAAGAACAATCCGACCGTATCCGTATTTGATAACGGCCGACTAACAGTCAGAGGAACCGATGCGCTCTCTATGAAGAAGTACACACAAAGCCACACACTTAGTGGATATGACGATAATAACTGGTCCTATCGCAATCCTATTTATACGAATTTACTCAGCGAATCAGGAGCTATGCGTGCCGACAGTGTAATCTACAAGTTGAATCTGAAAAGAGAGTATTGGCAGTTCATCACACTTCCTTTCGATGTGAACAGAGCAGATATGCAAGTGAACAACGATGCCCTCTTTGTCATCCGCTACTATGACGGCAAGGCACGGGCCGACGGCGAAACCGGCAACTGGAAAGACGTACCCGCCGGTGGAACGCTGCAAGCCGGAACCGGCTATATCATCCAGGCCAACAAACAAACCCAACTCACCCTGAAAGCCATCAACAATGACAATAAGAACCGGCTCTTCTCCGGCAATGCCTTAAAACGAACACTGGATGAGTACGCCTCCGAGTTCGCCCACAATGCCAGCTGGAATTTCATAGGCAACCCCTATCCATGCTTCTATGACATTTATTACATGGACTACACCTCTCCCATTACAATATGGGACACCCGTAACCGGACTTACACCGCCGTCTCAACCGAAGACGATAACTACATACTCAGCCCGATGCAAGCGTTCTTCATTCAGAAGCCGGTGGAAACGAAAGAAATCAGTTTCTCCGCTGAAGGCCGCCAACTGGATACTGCCGTACGCCAACGCACCACGACCCGTTCCGCCGTTTCGCCGGATCGTACCGTCTTCAATTTTACTTTGGAGGATGGCACTTATACCGACCGTACCCGCGTAGTTATCAATCCCGAAGCAAGTATGGATTATGAAATGTCCCGCGACGCCGCCAAATTCATGAGCGACGACAAAGACGTGCCACAACTCTTTACACTAGACGCTACAGGCAGATATTACGCCATCAACGAACGACCGTTGGGCAATGGAATTGTCTCCGCAGGCATTTACGCAGGAAAAGCCGGCACATATACCCTGAGCCTGGCAGACGCCACAGTTACAGCCGACAAAGTGGTCTTAACAGATAAGCAGACAGGAAGCGAAACACGCCTCGACCTCGACAGCTACACCTTTACGGCAGAAGCCGGCTTCTGCACCGACCGCTTCGAACTGCGTCTGACTACCCGTACCATTACCGGAATAGAAGAAGCCCAGGACACGAATGCCGCCCAAGTGACGGCAGGAGCCGGACAAATCTTAATATCTGCCCAACCGGGAGATGAGGTAAGAGTCTGCAATGTCACCGGGCAAATCGTTGAGCGTCAGATATTGACACAGTCATCAACTTCGCTCCCCGTCGCACCGGGTTTCTACATCGTAACTATCGGTAAGGAAACATTCAAAATTATGGTAATCAAATAA
- a CDS encoding 3'-5' exonuclease, translated as MENFAAIDFETANEQRTSVCSVGVVIVREGEFVDSYYSLIRPEPEYYTYWNTRVHGLTMADTAKAPIFPTVWQEIAPLIEGLPLIAHNKGFDESCLKAVFRTYSLDYPDYEFHCTLSTARRRIKGLPNYQLHTVAAYFGYELEQHHHALADAEACAWIAREIIE; from the coding sequence ATGGAAAACTTTGCTGCCATAGACTTTGAAACAGCCAACGAACAGCGTACCAGTGTGTGCAGTGTCGGTGTGGTGATTGTGCGGGAAGGAGAATTTGTAGATAGTTATTATAGCCTGATTCGCCCCGAACCGGAATATTATACCTACTGGAATACCCGGGTACATGGACTGACAATGGCGGATACGGCAAAAGCTCCGATATTTCCCACCGTATGGCAGGAGATAGCGCCACTTATTGAAGGATTACCGCTCATAGCCCATAATAAAGGTTTTGATGAGAGTTGCCTGAAAGCCGTTTTCAGAACTTATAGCCTGGATTATCCCGATTATGAATTTCATTGTACCTTGAGCACGGCACGAAGACGGATCAAAGGTTTGCCCAACTATCAGCTGCATACGGTAGCTGCCTACTTTGGTTATGAGTTGGAGCAACATCACCATGCACTAGCCGATGCTGAGGCCTGTGCCTGGATTGCCCGGGAAATAATAGAGTAA
- a CDS encoding inositol monophosphatase family protein: MDLALLTAKVCRIAMDAGSFLKEERKTFRSESVEKKHAHDYVSYVDKESERQIVAELSALLPEAGFITEEGSAVYQDEPYCWVVDPLDGTTNYIHDNAPYCVCIALRSKEELLIGVVYDPCRDECFYGWKGGGAYVDGQRIQVSNVQQMEDAFLVVELPYNSCQYARTGEHLIHNLYGKVGGVRMTGSAALAICYVAAGRFDAWAEAFIGKWDYSAAALLVLEAGGRVTDFYGNENFIEGHHIIATNGYLHPILQQLIQEVPPLGM; this comes from the coding sequence ATGGATTTAGCGTTACTTACCGCGAAAGTTTGTCGCATTGCTATGGATGCGGGGAGTTTCTTGAAAGAAGAGAGAAAGACTTTCCGCAGTGAAAGCGTGGAGAAGAAGCATGCGCATGACTACGTGTCTTATGTAGATAAAGAGTCGGAAAGACAGATTGTTGCTGAACTCTCTGCCTTGTTGCCGGAAGCCGGTTTTATTACGGAAGAAGGTTCGGCAGTGTATCAGGATGAACCCTATTGTTGGGTAGTGGACCCGTTGGACGGGACTACAAATTATATCCATGACAATGCGCCTTATTGTGTATGTATAGCTCTCCGATCCAAAGAGGAACTCTTGATTGGAGTAGTGTATGATCCCTGTAGGGATGAGTGTTTCTATGGTTGGAAAGGTGGAGGTGCGTATGTGGATGGCCAGCGGATACAGGTTTCCAATGTGCAGCAGATGGAAGATGCTTTTCTGGTAGTTGAATTGCCTTATAACTCATGCCAATATGCCCGTACGGGAGAACATCTGATACATAATTTGTATGGTAAGGTTGGCGGTGTCCGTATGACTGGTTCTGCTGCTTTGGCAATATGCTATGTAGCCGCCGGACGTTTTGATGCCTGGGCGGAAGCTTTCATCGGCAAATGGGATTATTCGGCGGCCGCACTGCTGGTGCTGGAAGCCGGCGGCCGGGTGACTGACTTTTATGGGAATGAGAATTTTATAGAAGGGCATCATATTATTGCCACGAATGGATATCTGCATCCTATATTGCAACAACTGATACAAGAAGTTCCTCCGTTGGGGATGTGA
- a CDS encoding ComF family protein: MKNTVKYWFGPLFHLFFPRCCAVCGASLIEGEDTICTHCNIDMPRTNYHKMKDNPVERMFWGKFPLERATSYFFYRKGSDFRSILHQLKYGGRKELGAVMGRCMAAELLPTGFFEDVDVIIPVPLHPRKQRARGYNQSEWIARGVFQVTGIPVDTSSVIREKHTNTQTRKSIYERWENVEGIFKLRYPERLVGKHILIVDDVLTTGATTTACADVFREIRGIRISVLTLAVAEM; encoded by the coding sequence ATGAAAAATACTGTGAAATATTGGTTCGGTCCTTTGTTCCATCTTTTTTTTCCACGCTGCTGTGCAGTTTGCGGAGCATCACTTATAGAGGGTGAGGATACTATTTGTACTCATTGCAATATAGATATGCCGCGTACGAATTACCATAAAATGAAGGATAATCCTGTAGAGCGTATGTTTTGGGGAAAGTTTCCTCTGGAACGTGCCACCTCTTATTTCTTTTATCGGAAAGGAAGTGATTTCCGCAGTATCCTGCATCAACTGAAGTATGGCGGAAGAAAAGAATTGGGGGCGGTGATGGGACGTTGCATGGCGGCGGAATTACTGCCGACCGGCTTTTTTGAAGATGTAGATGTCATCATTCCCGTACCTTTGCATCCCCGTAAACAGAGAGCTCGTGGATATAATCAAAGTGAGTGGATTGCCCGTGGTGTGTTTCAAGTGACGGGGATACCTGTAGATACTTCTTCCGTGATCCGCGAGAAACATACCAATACACAGACCCGTAAATCGATTTATGAGAGATGGGAGAATGTGGAAGGCATTTTTAAACTCCGCTATCCGGAACGATTAGTAGGGAAGCATATTCTGATTGTGGATGATGTTTTGACTACAGGAGCTACAACTACTGCCTGTGCTGATGTATTTCGTGAGATAAGAGGGATACGCATCAGTGTGTTGACATTGGCGGTTGCGGAAATGTGA
- a CDS encoding adenosine kinase has protein sequence MDKIIGMGNALVDVLATLNDDHILTEMELPKGSMTLIDETKLLIINECFSEMETELATGGSAGNAIRGMACLGAGTGFIGKVGNDAYGKFYRESLLERGTEANLLVSSELPSGVASTFISPDGERTFGTYLGAAATLKAEDLSREMFKGYTYLFIEGYLVQDHDMILRAIELAKEAGLQICLDMASYNIVEQDHDFFSLLINKYVDIVFANEEEAKAFTGKEPEEALDVIAKMCSIAIVKLGARGSLIRKGTEEVHVHAVAVDRVIDTTGAGDYFAAGFLYGLTCGYSLEKCGKIGSILSGSIIRVIGAEMPAEWWEDIKTRISEL, from the coding sequence ATGGACAAAATAATTGGAATGGGCAATGCCCTTGTTGACGTTCTTGCTACTCTCAACGACGACCATATTCTTACGGAAATGGAATTGCCCAAGGGAAGCATGACCCTGATTGATGAAACGAAACTGCTGATAATCAATGAGTGTTTCAGTGAAATGGAAACTGAATTGGCTACTGGGGGTTCTGCCGGAAATGCAATTCGTGGTATGGCATGCCTTGGTGCGGGAACAGGATTCATTGGTAAGGTTGGTAATGATGCTTATGGAAAATTTTATCGGGAAAGTTTGTTGGAACGGGGAACGGAAGCAAATTTATTAGTTTCTTCCGAGTTGCCTTCGGGGGTAGCTTCCACTTTTATATCACCTGACGGGGAACGTACTTTTGGTACTTATTTGGGTGCCGCAGCTACCTTAAAGGCTGAAGACCTTTCACGGGAGATGTTCAAGGGATATACTTATTTGTTCATTGAAGGTTATCTGGTGCAGGATCATGATATGATACTTCGTGCCATTGAACTGGCAAAAGAAGCCGGATTACAAATCTGCCTGGATATGGCAAGCTATAATATTGTGGAGCAAGACCACGATTTCTTCTCTTTATTGATAAACAAGTATGTGGATATTGTGTTTGCCAATGAGGAGGAAGCAAAAGCATTTACGGGTAAAGAACCGGAAGAAGCATTGGATGTGATTGCTAAAATGTGCAGCATCGCCATTGTGAAGTTGGGCGCCAGAGGGTCACTCATCCGTAAGGGGACAGAGGAAGTGCATGTGCATGCTGTCGCAGTGGATAGAGTGATAGATACGACCGGTGCGGGTGATTATTTTGCAGCCGGTTTTTTATATGGACTGACTTGCGGATACTCGCTGGAGAAATGTGGCAAGATAGGTTCTATCCTTTCAGGAAGCATTATTCGGGTGATTGGTGCAGAAATGCCTGCCGAGTGGTGGGAAGATATCAAAACGAGAATCAGTGAACTATAA
- a CDS encoding S41 family peptidase, which produces MKKILKVRWITTLLLVVGAVAFFSFKSGDNRTFQIAKNLDIFNSIVKELDMFYVDTLDPNKTIREGIDAMLYSLDPYTEFYPEEDRSELEQMLKASYGGIGSIIRYEPKLKRTVIVEPYESMPAAEVGLKAGDILLEIDGKDLTGNTDVSKILRGQVGTSFQLKVERPGEAKPLDFTIVRKNIQLPFIPYYSKLDNNIGYINLSTFSGNPSKEFKKAFLDLKKQGITSLVIDLRNNGGGLLEEAVEIANYFLPRGKTIVTTKGKIKQASNTYKTLREPLDTDIPIAVLVNSGTASASEILAGALQDYDRAVIVGNRTFGKGLVQVPRTLPYGGTMKVTTSKYYIPSGRCVQAIDYKHRNPDGSVGRIPDSLTTVFHTAAGREVRDGGGVTPDVAVEQEKLPNILFYLVNDNLIFNYATQYCLKHPTIASPENFEVTDADYAEFKEMVKKADFKYDQQSEKILKNLKEMAEFEGYMKDASEEFKALEQKLSHNLDRDLDYFAKDIKNMIAQDIIKRYYFQRGGIIQQLKDDDDLNEAVKVLGDPAKYKEMLSVPVAKN; this is translated from the coding sequence ATGAAGAAAATACTGAAAGTACGCTGGATAACTACCTTACTGTTAGTAGTAGGCGCAGTTGCCTTTTTTAGTTTCAAGAGTGGTGATAACCGCACTTTCCAGATTGCAAAGAACCTGGATATATTCAATTCCATCGTGAAGGAACTGGATATGTTCTATGTAGATACATTGGACCCGAATAAAACAATACGTGAGGGCATCGATGCGATGCTATATTCTCTGGACCCTTATACGGAATTTTATCCGGAAGAGGATCGGAGTGAGTTGGAGCAGATGCTTAAGGCTTCTTATGGAGGTATAGGTTCCATCATCCGATATGAGCCTAAATTGAAGCGTACGGTAATTGTGGAGCCTTACGAAAGTATGCCTGCTGCCGAAGTGGGATTGAAAGCAGGTGATATCTTGCTTGAAATAGATGGAAAGGATTTGACCGGAAATACGGATGTGAGCAAAATACTTCGTGGACAGGTAGGGACAAGTTTCCAACTGAAGGTTGAGCGTCCCGGTGAGGCAAAGCCATTGGATTTTACAATTGTCCGTAAAAACATCCAGTTACCGTTTATTCCTTATTACAGTAAGTTGGATAATAATATCGGTTACATCAACCTGAGTACTTTCTCAGGAAATCCTTCCAAAGAGTTTAAGAAGGCTTTTCTTGATTTGAAGAAACAGGGTATCACTTCACTGGTAATTGATTTGCGCAACAATGGCGGTGGGTTGCTGGAAGAGGCTGTAGAGATAGCCAACTACTTTCTGCCCCGTGGTAAGACGATTGTAACAACGAAAGGTAAGATAAAACAAGCAAGTAATACGTATAAGACCTTGCGCGAACCGTTGGATACGGATATTCCTATTGCTGTATTGGTAAATAGCGGTACTGCTTCTGCTTCGGAAATTCTGGCGGGTGCATTGCAGGATTATGACCGTGCAGTGATTGTAGGCAATCGCACGTTTGGAAAAGGTTTGGTGCAGGTGCCGCGTACATTGCCTTATGGCGGTACGATGAAGGTGACCACTTCCAAATATTATATTCCCAGTGGCCGTTGCGTACAGGCGATAGATTACAAACATCGTAATCCGGATGGCAGTGTAGGGCGTATTCCTGATAGTTTGACTACGGTATTCCATACGGCTGCCGGACGTGAAGTGCGCGATGGCGGTGGTGTGACGCCGGATGTTGCAGTGGAACAGGAAAAGTTACCTAATATTTTGTTCTATCTGGTAAATGATAATCTGATCTTTAATTATGCTACTCAATATTGCCTGAAGCATCCTACAATCGCTTCTCCCGAGAATTTCGAAGTGACGGATGCTGATTATGCAGAGTTTAAGGAAATGGTAAAGAAGGCAGATTTTAAATATGACCAGCAGAGCGAGAAGATTCTGAAGAATCTGAAAGAAATGGCCGAATTTGAAGGTTATATGAAAGATGCCTCCGAAGAATTCAAGGCTCTTGAGCAGAAACTTAGCCATAATCTGGACCGTGACTTGGATTACTTTGCAAAAGATATCAAGAATATGATTGCTCAGGATATCATTAAGCGTTATTATTTCCAACGTGGCGGTATCATACAACAGCTGAAGGATGATGATGATTTAAATGAAGCCGTGAAGGTGCTGGGCGATCCTGCGAAATACAAGGAGATGCTGAGCGTTCCGGTTGCAAAGAACTGA
- a CDS encoding triple tyrosine motif-containing protein: protein MRTTLLLFCIFSLFSSLSRGSSIPFSPIVRSYSVSDYNAGIQNWSIAQDERGIMYIGNNKGLLEFDGSRWELHELPTKNIVRAVYIGEDGKIFVGSFEEFGYFERDSLDCLVYHSLKDEVKDFRFQNDEIWSIVPVQDEIVFQSFGSLFIYDGHIVRGIRTKSLPLNLFQVGDTFYSQLINEGLSIFINDGFERLIDRKLLGDSDVMAGLPYDDGALLLTRNSGGFIYQHGKVVKWHTECDAELEKYTVNRAVMTKDSCYIIGTISNGVYAIDKKGRLLWKENTDSRLQNNTVLGLYCDADNNVWVALDEGIAYILNNSLVYYYEPPYRKIGMIYDVLVKEDEAYVASNQGVYRMKSGKLELVPGLEEQAWYVKEWGNQILCGHNKGTFQIAGLQASLISDVRGAMCMREIYHEGHPLLLQGTYTFLNLYKENASGVWSFLNSLGGFTHMVRGIEMDHRGNIWVKHLRKGLFRLRISQDLKRVEDLKMYMELGDVKDGNFSLFKINGRVVFSNGKAFYTYEDMADSIISYEVMNEQLAELKGINDVSHAGGNMYWLVSGRMAYLVKCEMNVFQVEHRIPFSLFEGLSIEERAAMVYDKGSKSSYLCLNNAIARIDADSSLLYKSPVKRSLWVSGITVEAEWTGKKKQLSVQEENKIEAEFSTVCFSLCYPVYNNYTYKVRYKLEGLNDQWVDNERSLEKKYTRLPFGSYVFKAEVYDGNQILASTTLPFVILRPWYLSYWAISGYVLAGLILLLLLQYIVYQSVKKKKDRVIEQQRIAHQAEIEQQEKKIIELEKEQLEADLRFKSKELSGVVMTNIAHQEFLNSLKEEIQQQKLSGQYTRKNLDKLLALVNNNIVSDEESWNMFQANFDRIHENFFRNLKQQYPDLTSGDLRFCALLRLNLPTKEIAKLLNISIRGVDAARYRLRKKFNLPQEDSLTDFMINFK, encoded by the coding sequence ATGAGAACAACCCTGCTATTATTCTGTATCTTTTCTCTATTTAGTAGTTTATCACGAGGTTCTTCTATTCCATTCTCTCCCATCGTGAGAAGTTATTCCGTGTCCGATTATAATGCAGGAATCCAGAATTGGTCTATTGCTCAGGATGAGAGGGGAATCATGTACATTGGTAACAACAAAGGCTTGCTGGAGTTTGACGGGAGCAGGTGGGAACTGCATGAGTTGCCTACTAAGAATATTGTGCGTGCTGTGTACATTGGCGAAGACGGAAAGATATTTGTAGGCTCTTTTGAAGAGTTCGGTTACTTTGAACGTGACTCGTTAGATTGCCTTGTATACCATTCGTTAAAAGATGAAGTAAAAGACTTCCGGTTTCAGAATGATGAAATCTGGAGTATTGTGCCGGTGCAGGATGAGATTGTATTTCAGTCTTTTGGTTCCCTATTCATTTACGACGGACATATCGTGAGAGGTATCCGCACGAAATCGCTCCCGCTGAATCTGTTCCAGGTAGGTGATACTTTTTATTCCCAACTGATAAATGAGGGGCTTTCTATCTTTATAAACGATGGATTTGAACGCCTGATTGACCGGAAGCTGCTGGGCGACAGTGATGTCATGGCAGGACTTCCGTATGATGACGGCGCTTTGCTGCTGACCCGGAATAGTGGCGGCTTCATTTATCAGCATGGAAAAGTCGTGAAGTGGCATACGGAATGTGATGCAGAATTGGAGAAGTACACTGTTAACCGGGCAGTGATGACGAAAGATAGTTGCTATATCATTGGTACCATCTCCAACGGAGTTTATGCGATAGACAAAAAGGGACGGTTGCTCTGGAAGGAAAACACGGATAGCCGTTTGCAGAACAATACGGTTCTGGGGCTTTACTGTGATGCCGATAATAATGTCTGGGTGGCTTTGGACGAAGGAATAGCTTATATACTAAATAACTCCCTGGTATATTATTATGAACCTCCTTACCGGAAGATTGGTATGATTTATGATGTACTGGTAAAAGAAGATGAGGCTTATGTGGCTTCCAATCAGGGCGTTTACCGGATGAAGAGTGGAAAGTTGGAACTTGTTCCGGGATTGGAGGAACAAGCATGGTACGTCAAAGAGTGGGGAAACCAGATTCTCTGCGGGCATAATAAAGGTACTTTTCAGATAGCAGGTTTGCAGGCGTCATTGATTTCGGACGTAAGGGGGGCGATGTGCATGAGGGAAATCTACCATGAAGGACATCCGTTGCTATTGCAGGGAACTTATACGTTTCTGAATCTGTATAAGGAGAATGCTTCCGGGGTCTGGAGCTTTTTGAATTCATTAGGCGGGTTTACCCATATGGTGCGGGGCATAGAAATGGACCACCGGGGGAATATTTGGGTAAAGCATTTGCGGAAGGGATTGTTCCGCTTACGGATCAGTCAGGATTTGAAGAGGGTAGAGGACCTCAAAATGTATATGGAACTGGGAGATGTGAAAGATGGGAATTTCTCTCTCTTTAAAATTAACGGTCGGGTGGTCTTTTCAAACGGAAAGGCATTCTATACTTATGAAGATATGGCTGACTCGATAATCTCCTACGAGGTGATGAATGAGCAGCTAGCGGAGCTGAAAGGGATAAATGATGTGAGTCATGCAGGCGGTAATATGTACTGGCTTGTCAGTGGGCGGATGGCCTATCTGGTGAAGTGTGAGATGAATGTCTTTCAGGTTGAACATCGGATTCCATTCTCTTTGTTTGAAGGTCTGTCGATAGAAGAAAGGGCGGCGATGGTTTATGACAAGGGTAGCAAAAGCTCTTATCTCTGCCTGAATAATGCTATTGCCCGCATTGATGCAGATAGTTCCCTGTTATATAAATCTCCCGTTAAGCGTTCCTTGTGGGTTTCGGGCATCACAGTAGAGGCTGAATGGACGGGAAAGAAAAAACAACTGTCCGTGCAAGAAGAAAACAAGATAGAGGCGGAGTTCAGTACGGTGTGCTTCTCTTTGTGTTATCCGGTTTATAATAACTATACTTATAAGGTTAGGTACAAGCTGGAGGGGCTTAACGACCAGTGGGTGGACAATGAGCGTAGTCTGGAGAAGAAATATACTCGTTTGCCTTTTGGCTCTTATGTCTTCAAAGCGGAAGTATATGATGGAAACCAGATTCTGGCATCGACAACTCTTCCTTTCGTCATATTGAGGCCTTGGTACCTGTCCTACTGGGCTATCAGTGGCTATGTACTTGCCGGACTGATTCTGTTACTGTTGTTGCAATACATCGTTTACCAGTCCGTGAAGAAGAAGAAAGACCGCGTGATTGAACAACAGCGCATAGCCCATCAGGCTGAGATTGAACAGCAAGAGAAGAAGATTATCGAACTCGAGAAAGAACAACTTGAAGCAGACCTACGTTTCAAGAGCAAGGAGTTGTCGGGAGTGGTAATGACTAATATCGCCCATCAGGAGTTTCTGAACTCCTTGAAGGAAGAGATACAGCAGCAGAAGCTGTCCGGGCAGTACACACGGAAGAACCTGGATAAACTGCTCGCTTTGGTGAATAACAACATCGTTTCGGACGAAGAGAGCTGGAACATGTTTCAGGCCAACTTCGACCGGATACACGAGAACTTCTTCCGAAACCTGAAACAGCAGTATCCTGACCTCACATCGGGCGACTTGCGCTTCTGCGCTTTGCTTCGCTTGAACCTGCCGACGAAGGAGATTGCGAAGCTGCTGAACATCTCGATACGTGGAGTGGATGCGGCAAGATACCGCCTACGCAAGAAGTTCAACCTGCCTCAGGAAGATAGTCTGACGGATTTTATGATAAATTTTAAGTAA